A region from the Hydra vulgaris chromosome 10, alternate assembly HydraT2T_AEP genome encodes:
- the LOC100209593 gene encoding SWI/SNF-related matrix-associated actin-dependent regulator of chromatin subfamily B member 1-A isoform X2, giving the protein MARVVSHGNNRTPAVYQLEENGEHWMLGSEVGSAMQFYKGALYKRFPSLYRRVLTLEERQILCNLNVDMRTLTNLGTMVVKASEARKVLSGDGDIYRQKNTQVAKENNKNKIAINIAFCRQKTNIKDQENCTYIPTACGKELKGITSKLNIKSVFAKVKNNCIDSTNVEVRYLEPEFVSVTTLPTLYEKKKSRSREFLKQSFKVNYDDHDMAAIHDAANEVEELIPIRLDIELDGQKLRDTFTWNKNEKLISPESFAEVLCDDLDLPTLVFVPAIVQAMHTQIRQYNAQPEILSEMSDQRVIIKLNLHVGNVSLQDQFEWDISEKLNNPEQFALSLCTELGLGGEFVTAIAYSIRGQLNWNRKTYAFSENPLPVVENAVRTGMDIDKWCPYLETLTDAEMEKKLRDQDRNTRRMRRLANTIPYSMQI; this is encoded by the exons ATGGCTAGAGTTGTATCACATGGTAATAATAGAACTCCAGCTGTTTATCAACTTGAGGAAAATGGAGAACATTGGATGCTTGGATCTGAAGTTGGTTCTGCAATGCAGTTTTACAAAGGAGCCTTATATAAAAGATTTCCTTCGCTATACCGACGTGTTTTAACGTTAGAAGAACGACAAATATTATGCAATTTAAACGTAGATATGCGAACATTGACGAATTTAGGAACTATGGTTGTAAAGGCGTCAGAAGCAAGAAAAGTATTAAGTGGTGATGGAGACAtttatagacaaaaaaatactcaagttgcaaaagaaaacaacaaaaataagatTGCAATAAACATAGCGTTCTGTcgtcaaaaaacaaatataaaagatcAAGAAAATTGTACATATATTCCTACGGCTTGTGGAAAAGAACTCAAAGGTATTACTTctaaacttaatattaaatcaGTGTTcgcaaaagtaaaaaacaattgtaTAGACTCGACGAATGTAGAAGTGAGATATTTAGAACCCGAATTTGTAAGTGTGACGACTCTTCCGACTTtgtacgaaaaaaaaaaaagtcgatcAAGAGAATTTTTAAAGCAATCATTTAAAGTCAA TTATGATGATCATGACATGGCAGCAATTCATGATGCAGCGAATGAAGTTGAAGAGCTTATTCCTATTCGCTTAGATATTGAGCTTGATGGACAAAAACTGAGAGATACTTTTACTTGGAATAAAAATG aaaaactaatTTCACCAGAATCATTTGCAGAAGTGTTATGTGATGATTTGGATCTACCTACATTAGTATTTGTACCAGCTATTGTGCAAGCAATGCATACACAAATTCGGCAATATAATGCACAGCCAGAAATTTTAAGTGAAATGTCGGATCAACGTGTTATAATTAAG TTAAATTTGCATGTGGGCAATGTTTCTCTGCAAGACCAGTTTGAGTGGGACATTTCTGAAAAGCTAAATAATCCAGAACAATTTGCCTTATCTCTTTGCACAGAGTTAGGTCTTGGTGGTGAGTTTGTGACAGCTATTGCTTACAGTATACGTGGTCAGTTAAATTGGAACAGGAAAACTTATGCATTTAGCGAAAATCCACTGCCTGTAGTTGAAAATGCAGTACGCACTGGAATGGATATTGATAAGTGGTGCCCATATTTAGAAACTCTTACAGATGCTGAGATGGAAAAGAAATTAAGAGATCAAGACAGAAATAcaag GCGGATGCGTCGGCTTGCCAATACAATACCTTATTCTATGCAAATTTAA
- the LOC100209593 gene encoding SWI/SNF-related matrix-associated actin-dependent regulator of chromatin subfamily B member 1 isoform X1 translates to MPLQTFGEKPKSFQLNDNSDELFMIGSEVGSYLHMMRGSVYKRYPCLWKRLATSDERKKMSKYAMHQLPAHVMIVKAAEVEELIEGKESKYKNEGGSTVAKDSPQLLPKPRQRGKPDIWVPNILPNNSHHLDAVPAGTPISRHRVGSKRVKTFPTCYDDHDMAAIHDAANEVEELIPIRLDIELDGQKLRDTFTWNKNEKLISPESFAEVLCDDLDLPTLVFVPAIVQAMHTQIRQYNAQPEILSEMSDQRVIIKLNLHVGNVSLQDQFEWDISEKLNNPEQFALSLCTELGLGGEFVTAIAYSIRGQLNWNRKTYAFSENPLPVVENAVRTGMDIDKWCPYLETLTDAEMEKKLRDQDRNTRRMRRLANTIPYSMQI, encoded by the exons ATGCCATTACAAACCTTTGGAGAAAAACCAAAGTCTTTTCAATTAAATGACAATAGTGATGAGTTATTTATGATTGGAAGTGAAGTTGGAAGCTACTTGCATATGATGAGAGGCTCAGTTTACAAGCGTTATCCTTGTTTATGGAAACGGCTTGCAACATCTGATGAGcgtaaaaaaatgtcaaagtaTGCAATGCATCAACTTCCAGCTCATGTAATGATAGTAAAAGCTGCTGAGGTTGAAGAACTTATAGAAGGAAAagaaagtaaatacaaaaatgaaggGGGTTCAACTGTTGCAAAAGATTCTCCGCAATTACTTCCTAAACCACGACAGAGAGGAAAGCCTGATATTTGGGTACcaaatattttaccaaataaCTCACATCATTTAGATGCTGTGCCTGCTGGTACTCCAATCAGCAGACATAGGGTTGGTTCTAAAAGAGTCAAGACATTCCCAACTTG TTATGATGATCATGACATGGCAGCAATTCATGATGCAGCGAATGAAGTTGAAGAGCTTATTCCTATTCGCTTAGATATTGAGCTTGATGGACAAAAACTGAGAGATACTTTTACTTGGAATAAAAATG aaaaactaatTTCACCAGAATCATTTGCAGAAGTGTTATGTGATGATTTGGATCTACCTACATTAGTATTTGTACCAGCTATTGTGCAAGCAATGCATACACAAATTCGGCAATATAATGCACAGCCAGAAATTTTAAGTGAAATGTCGGATCAACGTGTTATAATTAAG TTAAATTTGCATGTGGGCAATGTTTCTCTGCAAGACCAGTTTGAGTGGGACATTTCTGAAAAGCTAAATAATCCAGAACAATTTGCCTTATCTCTTTGCACAGAGTTAGGTCTTGGTGGTGAGTTTGTGACAGCTATTGCTTACAGTATACGTGGTCAGTTAAATTGGAACAGGAAAACTTATGCATTTAGCGAAAATCCACTGCCTGTAGTTGAAAATGCAGTACGCACTGGAATGGATATTGATAAGTGGTGCCCATATTTAGAAACTCTTACAGATGCTGAGATGGAAAAGAAATTAAGAGATCAAGACAGAAATAcaag GCGGATGCGTCGGCTTGCCAATACAATACCTTATTCTATGCAAATTTAA